From Arvicanthis niloticus isolate mArvNil1 chromosome 22, mArvNil1.pat.X, whole genome shotgun sequence, the proteins below share one genomic window:
- the Kera gene encoding keratocan, with product MATPNCLLLWVLLIADTVWTQSVRQAYDVQDPEDWDVHDDFYCPRECFCPPSFPTALYCENRGLTEIPPIPSRIWYLYLENNQIESIPEKPFENATQLRWINLNKNKITNYGIEKGALSQLKKLLFLFLEDNELEEVPSPLPRSLEQLQLARNKVSRIPQGTFSNLENLTLLDLQHNKLLDNAFQRDTFKGLKSLIQLNMAKNALRNMPPRLPANTMQLFLDNNSIEGIPENYFNVIPKVAFLRLNHNKLSDAGLPSRGFDVSSILDLQLSHNQLTNFPRINANLQHLHLDHNKIKNVNMSVICPTTLRAEQDAFLHGPQLSYLRLDGNEIKPPIPIDLVACFKLLQAFII from the exons ATGGCAACCCCAAACTGTTTGCTACTCTGGGTGTTACTCATAGCAGATACTGTGTGGACACAGAGTGTGAGACAGGCCTATGATGTACAGGACCCAGAGGACTGGGATGTCCACGATGACTTCTATTGTCCCAGAGAATGCTTCTGTCCACCCAGTTTCCCTACTGCCTTATACTGTGAGAACAGAGGTCTCACAGAAATCCCTCCTATTCCTTCAAGGATCTGGTACCTCTACCTGGAAAATAACCAGATTGAATCAATACCAGAGAAGCCATTTGAGAATGCCACCCAGCTGAGATGGATCAatttaaacaagaacaaaataaccAACTACGGGATTGAGAAAGGGGCCCTAAGCCAGCTAAAGAagcttcttttcctgtttctagAAGACAATGAACTAGAGGAGGTACCTTCTCCATTGCCAAGAAGTTTGGAACAATTGCAATTAGCTAGAAACAAAGTATCCAGGATCCCTCAGGGGACCTTCAGTAATCTGGAAAACCTGACCCTTCTTGATCTACAGCATAACAAACTGTTAGACAATGCCTTTCAAAGAGATACCTTCAAGGGGCTTAAGAGTCTCATACAGCTAAATATGGCTAAGAATGCCCTAAGGAACATGCCTCCAAGATTACCAGCCAACACCATGCAACTCTTTCTGGACAACAACTCCATTGAAGGAATaccagaaaattatttcaatGTGATTCCTAAAGTGGCCTTCCTGAGGCTCAACCACAACAAACTATCAGATGCAGGTCTCCCATCGAGGGGTTTCGATGTGTCATCCATTCTAGATCTTCAACTGTCTCACAATCAGCTCACAAACTTTCCTCGAATCAATGCTAACCTGCAGCACCTTCACCTCGATcacaacaaaattaaaa ATGTGAACATGTCGGTAATATGCCCCACCACACTGCGAGCAGAACAGGATGCCTTCCTTCACGGACCTCAACTGAGCTACCTGCGTCTGGATGGGAATGAAATCAAGCCACCAATCCCAATAGACTTAGTGGCATGCTTCAAGCTTCTTCAGGCTTTCATAATATAA